In Helianthus annuus cultivar XRQ/B chromosome 9, HanXRQr2.0-SUNRISE, whole genome shotgun sequence, the following are encoded in one genomic region:
- the LOC110879460 gene encoding polyadenylate-binding protein RBP47C', with protein sequence MTQSSNNGVSDQQQQTQKNQPAPATVGLGVGQQQWVAYHPRQPRPPVTVGQPGSGGGENKAIWVGDLHNWMDEDYLRNCFASTGEVASIKVIRNKQTGFSEGYGFVEFYSHDAAEKVLQTYGSIVMPNTEQPFRLNWATFSTGDKRTNNVYDLSIFVGDLAADVTDTLLHETFADKYSSVRAAKVVVDISTGRSKGYGFVRFGDDKERTQAMNEMNGAYCSSRPMRIGAATPRKSTAYQQGGYMSNGGSKSDGDSNNTTIFVGGLDPSVSDEDLRQPFIEYGEIISVKIPAGKGCGFVQFANRANAEEALQKLNGTTIGKQTVRLSWGRNPANKQMRHDFGNQWLAAYYGGGQIYNGYGYGYGYAMQPPYVPSMYGASYGGYGMHGAHQQQVN encoded by the exons ATGACGCAATCGAGTAACAATGGTGTGTCTGACCAGCAACAACAAACTCAGAAAAACCAGCCGGCGCCGGCGACGGTGGGCTTGGGTGTAGGACAGCAGCAATGGGTGGCGTATCACCCTCGTCAGCCGCGTCCTCCGGTGACGGTGGGTCAACCGGGATCTGGTGGAGGAGAGAACAAAGCGATATGGGTTGGTGACCTTCACAATTGGATGGATGAAGATTACCTTCGTAACTGTTTTGCTTCCACCGGCGAG GTTGCCTCAATTAAGGTTATTCGAAATAAACAAACTGGTTTCTCAGAAGGATATGGATTTGTTGAGTTTTACTCACATGATGCAGCTGAAAAGGTGTTGCAGACTTATGGGTCCATTGTTATGCCAAATACAGAACAACCGTTTCGTTTGAACTGGGCTACATTTAGCACGGGAGACAAACGGACAAACAACGTTTACGATCTTTCCATATTTGTTGGGGATTTAGCTGCAGATGTAACTGACACTTTATTGCATGAAACTTTTGCTGATAAATATTCGTCTGTTAGAGCCGCTAAAGTTGTTGTAGATATTAGTACTGGCCGGTCTAAAGGTTACGGTTTTGTAAGGTTTGGAGATGATAAAGAGAGGACTCAAGCCATGAATGAAATGAATGGGGCTTATTGTTCGAGCAGACCTATGCGCATTGGTGCTGCAACCCCTAGAAAATCAACCGCTTACCAACAAG GAGGATACATGTCAAATGGTGGTTCCAAATCTGATGGAGATTCAAATAATACAACA ATTTTTGTCGGCGGACTTGATCCTAGCGTTAGTGATGAAGATCTTAGGCAGCCATTTATCGAATATGGTGAAATTATTTCGGTGAAAATACCTGCGGGTAAAGGTTGCGGATTTGTACAATTTGCTAACAG AGCTAATGCTGAAGAGGCACTGCAAAAACTGAACGGGACAACAATAGGGAAGCAAACCGTGCGTCTTTCTTGGGGCCGCAACCCAGCAAATAAGCAG ATGAGACATGATTTTGGGAACCAGTGGCTGGCGGCATACTATGGAGGAGGTCAGATTTATAATGGGTATGGGTATGGGTATGGGTATGCTATGCAACCACCATATGTCCCAAGCATGTATGGTGCATCATATGGAGGTTATGGCATGCATGGTGCACACCAGCAACAAGTAAACTGA